One region of Corvus moneduloides isolate bCorMon1 chromosome 1, bCorMon1.pri, whole genome shotgun sequence genomic DNA includes:
- the LOC116442850 gene encoding C-C chemokine receptor type 1-like yields the protein MANETTDFTDWAVTTEFDYGDSTPCMGIEEKHFAAKFLPPLYSLVVIFGLTGNMLVVLILVKYKRLKSMTDIYLLNLAISDLLFVFSLPFWAYYAVHDWIFGEALCRILSGVYLLGFYSGIFFIILLTLDRYLAIVHAVFALKARTVTYGILASVVTWAVAVLISVPGVVFHKTQKESSGYTCSAHYPSDSTINWKYSFILKMNILGLIVPMLIMIFSYTQILKTLLRSKNEKKQKAVRLIFVIMIFYFIFWTPFHISSFLHTFQNSLFIPNCELKGQLEKAIQVTETISMIHCCINPVIYVFVGEKFRAYLRTFFRKHVAPHLCKKCPSLYREKLERVSSTFTQSTAEHDVSTGL from the coding sequence ATGGCAAATGAAACCACAGACTTCACCGACTGGGCAGTGACAACAGAATTTGACTATGGCGATTCGACACCATGCATGGGAATTGAGGAAAAGCACTTTGCAGCAAAATTTTTGCCACCTCTTTATTCTTTAGTGGTGATATTTGGCCTGACAGGCAACATGCTTGTTGTCCTTATCCTGGTAAAATACAAGAGGCTGAAGAGTATGACTGACATCTACCTGCTCAACTTGGCAATTTCTGAtctgctgtttgtgttttctctccctttttggGCTTATTACGCAGTTCATGACTGGATTTTTGGGGAGGCACTGTGTCGAATTCTGTCAGGTGTCTACCTTCTTGGCTTCTACAGTGGCATCTTTTTCATAATCCTCTTGACCCTGGACAGGTACCTGGCCATAGTGCACGCGGTGTTTGCTTTGAAAGCCAGGACAGTCACCTACGGCATCCTCGCCAGTGTCGTCACTTGGGCTGTTGCTGTTCTTATTTCTGTTCCTGGGGTAGTATTTCACAAAACTCAGAAGGAAAGTTCAGGCTACACTTGCAGTGCTCATTATCCAAGTGATTCCACAATAAATTGGAAGTActcctttattttaaagatgaatATCCTGGGACTTATTGTTCCAATGCTCATTATGATTTTCAGTTACACACAAATTCTAAAAACATTATTGAGATCtaagaatgagaaaaaacagaaggcAGTCAGACTTATTTTTGTGATCATGATTTTTTACTTCATCTTCTGGACACCATtccatatttcttcttttttgcaTACATTTCAAAATTCACTTTTCATCCCAAATTGTGAACTCAAAGGTCAACTGGAGAAAGCAATTCAAGTGACGGAAACAATCTCAATGATCCACTGTTGCATCAATCCTGTGATCTATGTATTTGTTGGAGAAAAATTTAGGGCATATCTTCGTACCTTTTTCCGAAAGCATGTTGCACCTCACCTTTGCAAAAAATGTCCAAGTCTTTACCGTGAAAAATTGGAAAGAGTCAGTTCCACATTCACACAATCCACTGCAGAGCACGATGTCTCTACTGGACTGTAA